The DNA region GCCCGGGAGACCCTCGCGGGCGCGCTCGGCGCGCGGCCCAGTGAGGTCGTTCTCACCTCCGGCGGCACCGAGGCCGACAACCTCGCAGTGAAGGGCCTCTACTGGTCGCGGCGGGACGCCGACCCGCGCCGGACGCGGGTGCTCGCCAGCCCCGTCGAGCATCACGCGGTGCTGGACGCCGTGGACTGGCTCGCGACCCACGAGGGGGCCACCGTCGAGTACCTGCCGGTCGACTCGTACGGCCGGGTGCACCCCGACGCCCTGCGCGAGGCGATCGCCCGGAACCCCGAGGACGTCGCCCTGGCCACCGTGATGTGGGCCAACAACGAGATCGGCACGATCATGCCGGTCCGTGAACTGGCCGACGTCGCCGCAGAGTTCGGCGTACCGCTGCACGCCGACGCGGTCCAGGCCGTCGGCCAGGTCCCGGTCGACTTCGCCGCGTCCGGCCTCGCCGCCATGACCGTCTCCGGCCACAAGATCGGCGGCCCCTACGGCATCGGCGCGCTGCTCCTGGGCCGCGAGTACACCCCGGTCCCCGTGCTGCACGGCGGCGGCCAGGAGCGCCACGTCCGTTCCGGCACCCTCGACGTGCCCGCCGTCGCCGCCTTCGCCGTGGCCGCCCGCCACGCGGCCGACGGCCAGGAGGACTTCGCCCGTACCGTCGGCGCCCTGCGCGACGAGCTCGTCACCGCCGTCCGTACCGCCGTCCCGGACGCGATCCTCGGCGGCGACCCGGACGGGCGGCTCCCCGCCAACGCCCACTTCAGCTTCCCCGGCTGCGAGGGCGACTCCCTGCTGCTCCTCCTCGACGCCGCCGGCATCGCCTGCTCCACCGGCTCCGCCTGCACCGCCGGCATCGCCCAGCCCAGCCACGTCCTGCTGGCCACCGGCGCCTCGCCGGACCTGGCGCGCGGCACCCTCCGCTTCAGCCTCGGCCACACCTCCACCAAGGAGGACGTGACGGCGGTCGCCGAGGCCATCGCCCCGGCGGTGGAACGCGCGCGGACGGCCGGCCTGACCTGACGGCCCGGCCTGATCTGACCTGACCTGACCCGCCGGCCTCAGCCGACGCCGGCCGGGACCTTCTCGCGCGCCTTCCGCACCAGCGCGATGTACCGCTTCCAGTCCCAGTGCGGCCCCGGGTCCGTGTGGTCCGTGCCCGGCACCTCCACGTGCCCGATGATGTGCTCCCGGTCCACGGGTATCCCGTACCGGGCGCATATGTCGGCGGTCAGCCGGGCGGAGGACTCGTACATCGCCGTCGTGAAGTCCTGCGGGCGGTCGACGAAGCCCTCGTGCTCGATGCCGATGCTGCGCTCGTTCATGTCGCGGTTGCCGGCGTGGAAGGCGACGTCGAGCTCGCGGATCATCTGGGCGATGTGCCCGTCCTTGCGCACCACGTAGTGCGCGGCGGCCCCGTGGGACGGGTCCTTGAACACCTTGAGCGCCGACCGGTAGCTGCCCTGGACGACATGGATGACGACCCGGTCGATCACGTAGTCGTCGGGGCGGTCGGCCCGCCGCCAGTTGTAGTCGGAGGCGGCCGTCCACTCGGCGCCCTTGTGGTCGAGCTCGCCCTCGACCCGCTTCTTCTCCATGCCGGGCAGCCGCCACCACAGCCGGCCCAGCTCGTCGCGGGCGAAGACGGCGGCGCCGGCGACGGCGACCGCGCCGCCGAGCAGGACCGCCCGCCGCGTGGCCCCGCCCTTCTTCCCCGCCCCGCCCTTCTTCCCCGCCCCGCCCTTCTTCCCCGCGGCTCCCTTCTTCGCAGGCCGCTTCTTTCCGCTCCCCTTGTTCCCCATGTGATCGACAACGCTTACTCCCGCGATCCCGGTTCCCGGCGCCCCGTACCCTGGTAGGGCTATGACTGAGACCTCGCCGCAGCGCCCCGACCCCCGACCCCTCCGGGTCCTCGCCGCCATGTCCGGCGGAGTGGACTCCGCCGTCGCCGCCGCCCGCGCCGCGGAGGCCGGTCACGACGTCACCGGCGTGCACCTGGCCCTCTCCGCGAACCCGCAGTCGTTCCGTACCGGCGCGCGGGGCTGCTGCACCATCGAGGACTCGCGCGACGCCCGGCGCGCCGCCGACGTCATCGGCATCCCCTTCTACGTGTGGGACCTCGCCGAGCGCTTCCGCGAGGACGTCGTGGACGACTTCGTCGCCGAGTACGAGGCGGGCCGCACGCCCAACCCGTGCCTGCGCTGCAACGAGAAGATCAAGTTCGCCGCGCTGCTCGACAAGGCCCTCGCGCTCGGCTTCGACGCCGTCTGCACCGGCCACTACGCGACCGTCGTCCTGAACGAGGACGGCACCCGAGAGCTGCACCGGGCCTCCGACATGGCCAAGGACCAGTCGTACGTGCTCGGCGTGCTCGACGAGAAGCAGCTGGCGCACGCCATGTTCCCGCTCGGCGACACCCTCACCACCAAGGACGAGATCCGGGCGGAGGCGGAGCGGCGCGGCCTCGCGGTCGCGAAGAAGCCCGACAGCCACGACATCTGCTTCATTGCCGACGGCGACACCCAGGGCTTCCTCGCCTCCCGCCTCGGCACGGCGGAGGGCGACATCGTCGACGAGTCCGGTACGAAGGTGGGCACCCACGAGGGCGCGTACGGCTTCACCATCGGCCAGCGCAAGGGCCTGCGCATCGGGCACCCCGCCCCGGACGGCAAGCCGCGCTACGTCCTCGACATCTCGCCCGTGAACAACACGGTCACCGTCGGCCCCGCCGAGGCCCTCGACGTCACCGCCCTCACCGCCATCAAGCCCCGCTGGTGCGGCGCCGCCGCCGAGGGCCCCGGCCGCTACACCGCCCAGCTGCGCGCCCACGGCGACGAGACCCCGGTGAGCGCGACCCTGGCCGACGGCGAGCTGTCCGTCACCTTCGACGAGCCGGTCCGGGGCGTGGCCCCGGGCCAGGCGATCGTGCTGTACGACGGCACGCGGGTGGTCGGCTCGGCGACCATCGCCACGACGGTACGGAGGACGGCGCCGGCGACTGTCTGAGGCCCGGCGCCTGATCGCCCAGGGCCGCCTCAGGTCCCGGCCGGCTCCTCCGCGCGGCACTCGTCCAGGAACCCCGCCAGGACCGGCGCGAGCACGTGCGGCGCCACCTGGTGGGTCTGGCCGGTCAGCGTGCGGTGCCGGCCGCGCGGGACCGCCGCCGCCACCGAACGGGCCACCCGCCGCGTCCACGACGGGCTCGCCCCGCCGTCGACCACCAGCACGCGCGCGTGCACCCGGCCGAGGCGCGCCGCCGGCACCGCGCCGTCGCCCACCACCGCGTCGTCGTACGCCAGGGTGTGCGCCAGCGCCTCCAGGGCCGGGCGCGGCCGCGCCGGGCCGATGGCCTCCGCCCCCTCGGCGAGGAACGCGTCCAGCGCCGCGCCCCGCTGCCCCCGGTCGAGCAGCGCCCGCACCCGGCTCCGCCGGGCCGCCGCCTCAGGGCCGTACGGCGGCTCGTACACCGACACCGGCCCGACCGGCACCCCCGCCGCGGCCGCCGCCAGCGCGAGCGCGCCGCCGCAGGCCGTCCCGTGCACCGCCGCTGTACCCGCCGCGCCGCCCACCGCGTCGACGAGCGCCGCCAGGTCGGCGATCTCCCGCTCCACCGCGTACGGCGCGGTGTCCCCGCTGGCGCCCCGCCCGCGCCGGTCGTACGCCACCACCGAATAGCGCCGCGCGAGCAGCCCGGCCAGCGCCCGCTCGCCGCCGGCCGTCCCGAGCGCCCCGCTCACCAGGATCACCGGCGGCCCGTCCCCGTACCGCTCATAGGCGATCCGCGTCCCGTCCTGCGACCTGACAAGTCCCCGGGCCCCGCACCGCGTCGTCTTCACCTCGTCCATGGAAGGGCAGACCGGCGCCGTCCGCGGAACTCATCGCTCCCGGCGGGAACTTCCGGAAAAAATTCTCGCTGTCGGTGCGAGCGCCTACGGTGGAGCGCATGAACATCTGCGTCTTCCTCTCCGCCGCCGACCTCGACGAGCGCTACACCACCCCCGCCCGCGACTTCGCCACCCGCCTCGGCAAGGCGGGCCACACCCTCGTCTGGGGCGGCTCCGACACCGGCCTGATGAAGGTCGTTGCGGACGGCGTCGCGGAGGCCGGTGGCCGACTGGTCGGCGTCTCGGTGGACTTCCTGGCCGCCAAGGCCCGCCCGGTCGCCGACGAGATGCTCATCACCAAGGACCTCGCCGAGCGCAAGGCCCTCCTCCTCGCCAGGTCCGACGCGATCGTCGTCATGGTCGGCGGCACCGGCACCCTCGACGAGGCCACCGAGATCCTCGAACTCAAGAAGCACGCCAAGCACACCAAGCCCGTCGTCCTCCTCAACACGGCCGGCTTCTACGACGGCCTGAAGACCCAGTTCCGCCGCATGGAGGCCGAGGGCTTCCTGCCGATCCCGCTGAGCGACCTGGTCTTCTTCGCGGAGGACGGTGCGGCGGCCCTCGCGTACCTGGAGGAGACCGTGATGCGTTGAGTTCGCGAACGGTCCGAAGGGCGTGCGACCTGGGCGGCATCACTCTTGTGCACTGGTCAGCGGGAGTGTTATGGCGTCGCGTCCGGATTTGCTCGAACCTCCCTTCGCGGTTGCGTATCGATGATCTTGCCTCGTTAATCTTGCCGAGCGGCGCACGCCGCAGACGGGGAAGAACGGGGGGCCATGTCGTACTCGACGCGCTGGCAGGAACTCTTCGGGCCGCTGGAAGGCGACGCCCGGATGGCCTTGGCGTCCACCGCGCCCGCGCCCGCGCCCCCGGCAGGCGGCACGGGCCCGGGGAACCTCCAGCACACCGGCGGCCCCTGGACCAGCGCCGCCGGCACCGCCGGTGACCTGCACATCAGCACCGAGACGAGCCGCGCGGCCCTCGGCCCCGGCCACGAGGGCGTGACGGCGGCCGGCGCGGGTCTGACCGCCGTCGCCGCACTCGCGCGCGTACGGAAGTCCTGGGAGGACCGACTCGCGGCGGTGCGCGACGAGTGCGACGGGCTCGAGGGCGCTCTGCACAAGGTCGCGAAGGAGATGGGCGAGACCGACATCCAGGTCCGGGACTCCTTCGCCGGGGTCGGCGCGAAGTCGAAGGACAGGCGATGACGACCGGAACCCTCACCTGGCACCAGCTTCGCGACCTGAAGCTCTCCGAATTCGAGCAGGCGGGCGACGCCTGGCACCAGGTCTCCGGCCGCTCGGACTCCGACCGGGTACGCGTCGACCGGGCGATGTCGGCCAAGCTCCGCGAGACCCAGGAGAGCGAGTCCGCGACGGCGGCCGTCGGCCGACTCCAGCGCCTCAGCCGCAATTTCTCGTACATGCACGCAGAGTGCGGGCTCGTCCGCACGGCGCTCAACGGCCTGGCCGGCGATCTCGCCGAGCCGCAGCGCCAGTTGAAGCATGCCCTCGCGGATGCCGCCGCCCAGAACCTCACCGTCCACGAGGACGGCTCGGTGAGCTATCCGGCGGCCGAGGTCGCGGACCTGACCGGCGCGAAGAAGGAGGCCCCGGGCGGCATGGTCAAGGGCAGTTCCCGCCTCCCGCTGGAACCGCCCGGCTTCGGCCCCAACGGGCAGTCGCCCGTGTATCCGGGCTACTCGGGCTTCAAGCCGCTCAACCCGAACGCGCTGAAGGCACAGGATGTGGCCGACCGTGTCGCCCGGGCCGTGCGCTCTGCGTCCGAGATCGACGCCCGATACGCGAAGACCCTGAACGGCCTCAAGGCGGAGAAGGGCCTCGACGTCACCAAGGCCACCCTGAAGGACGTCGCCGGCGACACGGCGGACGTACGGTCCGCCGCCGGCAGGTACCTCAGGGACCACGTTCCGATGGACAAGACCCCCGCCGAACGCAGGGCATGGTGGGACGCACTTCCCGAGGAGCAGCGCCGGGAGTACCTCGACATCGCGCCGGACCTGATCGGCGCGGTGGACGGCATTCCGGCCGTCGCGAGGGACGAGGCGAACCGGCGCTATCTGCCGCTGCTGATCGACGAGTTGGGCCGGAAGGACGACGGCGACTCCGCGACCAAGCTCGACGCGCTGCGCATGATCCGGGACAAGCTGAACAAGCCGAGCGACCCGCCGATGTTCCTGCTGGGCATCGGGGACGAGGGGAATGGGCGCGCGATCGTGGCGTACGGCAACCCGGACACGTCGAAGAATGTGTCGGCGTACGTGCCCGGGCTGGCGACCACTCTCGACAAGGAGTTCGTCAAGGACACGATGAAGCGGGCCAAGGACACGGCTGTCGGCGCGCGTGATGTGGATCCCTCCAGCGCGGCGATCGTCTGGCTCGGCTACGACGCTCCGAACTTCGCGCAGGTCGTGTCCACGAGCAATGCGGAGAAGGGCGCGCCCGCCTACAACGCGTTCATGGCAGGCCTGGAGGCCACGAACCAGAACAAGGACCCCCACCTGACCGCCATCGGACACTCCTATGGTTCGCTCACCGTGGGCACCGCGGCACGGCAGTCCGGCGGGATCCCAGGCGTGGACGACATCGTTCTGCTCGGCAGTCCTGGTGTCGGCGTGGACCGGGCCGAGGACCTGGGCGTAGGCCGGGGACACGTATTCGTGGGTGCGGCGGACAACGATCCCGTGACCCACCTTCCGAAACCGGCCGAGGCATTGGCCGGATTGCCGTTGACGGGTACGACCGCCGCCGTGGTCGCTCCCAGGCTCACCGACCACCTCTACTTCGGCCAGGATCCGGCCAGTGAAGGCTTCGGAGCCCGTCGCTTCAGGGTCGATGACGGGCCCGCCCCCGCTCTCGAACTGGGGGGCTTCGACGCCCACTCCCAGTACTTCACACCGGAACTGGACCCGGAGTCCGCGAACAACATCGCCCAGATCGTCGGTGGGGCGCCTGAGAACATCACCACGGAGGAGTACCGATGAAGCTGCCCGGCCGCGCGGCTCGTGTTGCCTTGCCCGGACTCCTGGTGGGCGCGCTACTCGCGGGTTGCGGAATTCTGAGTGGGGGAGGAGCCACGGAGAACATGAACATGCAGGATGCGGCGGACCGTGCGGACGCGATGCTCGACGCGACCATCGGAGCGGTCGTGCCGGAGATCCAGTGGACGCACCACACCTGGACCAGCGGAAGCTGCACGGTGACGCGGCGGCGGAAGGTGATGACGATCATCTCCGAACAGCGGCGGGGCAGTTTCCTCGGAGTCATCGAGCGTTTCTGGCAGAAGAGCGGCTACGAGATCACCGGTGTGAACAAGAGCAAGGCGATGCCGGCCATCTTCGCCAAGACGTCCGATGGATTCCAGCTCACCTTGAGCGTCGGCTACAAGGGCCAAGTGGTCTTCAAGGCCGACACCCCCTGCGTCGAGGAGTCCGAGGTCGCCGAACCCACCACCCCGCCCAACGGCCCCGCCTACCCCCTCGGCAAGATCCCCACCCCCAACGTCCGCTCCGACTTCTGGTCCGCTGCCGCGCCGCTTCCGTGAGTCCTGAGAGCATGGGCCCATGGCTACTCATGTGATCACCGGAGCCGGCTCCGGCATCGGCGCCGCCGTCGCGCGGCGGCTGCACGCGCGCGGGGACGAGCTTGTGCTGCATGTGCGGGACGCGGGGCGGGCGAAGGAGTTGGCGGCGGAGTTTCCCGGGGCGCGGACGCTCGTCGGGGACCTGGCGGATCCGGACCGGCTGTCGTGGGCGTTCTCGCACCAGACGCTGCCGGAGCGGGTCGACAGCCTGCTGCACATCGCCGGGGTCGTCGACCTCGGGCCGGTCGGGGAGCTCACCCCGAAGAGCTGGCACCATCAGCTGAACGTCAACCTGGTCGCCCCCGCCGAGCTCACCCGGCACTTCCTGCCGCAGCTGCGGGTCTCCAAGGGGCATGTGGTGTTCGTGAACTCGGGCGCCGGGCTCGCCGCGCACGCCGAGTGGGGCGCGTACGCCGCGTCCAAGCACGGGCTCAAGGCGCTCGCCGACTCCCTGCGCCACGAGGAGCACGGCAACGGGGTGCGGGTCACCTCCGTGTACCCGGGGCGGACCGCGAGCCCCATGCAGGCGAAGGTGCACCAGCAGGAGGGCAAGGAGTACGACCCTGAGCGCTGGATCGACCCCGAGTCGGTGGCGACGACCATCGTCATGGCGCTCGACCTGCCGCGCGACGCGGAGGTCAACGACCTGACCGTGCGGCCCGGGCGCTGACGCCGCGATGACCACGGGGGCGGGTGCGGGGGCGGGCGGGAACTCGATCAGCGGCGGGACCCAGGGGACCGTCGTCCAGGCCGGGCACATCGAGAACCTGGTGGTGCATCAGACGCCGCCGCCCGCCGACGAGGTGACCGTCGCGCCCCCGTTCGGGCGGCGCGGCACGCCCCTGCGCGGGCGCGCGGAGCTGCTCGCGCGGCTGCTCGACGCCTCCGGCACACACGTCCTGTACGGGCTCGGCGGCGTCGGCAAGACCAGCCTCGCCCTGGCGGCCGCCGACGTGCTCGCGCGCCGCGGCGCCCCCGTGTGGTGGGTGGCCGCGCAGGACGCCGGGCGGCTCGCGGGCGGGCTGCGGGCGGTCGCCCGCCGGGTCGGCGTCCGCGAGGACGAGCTGGCGAGCGGCCAGACCGCCGACCTGCTGTGGGAACGCCTCGCCGCCCTGCCCGGCCCCTGGCTCCTCGTCCTCGACAACGCCGACGACCTGGCCCTGCTCGACGGCCCGGGATCGCTCGCCGCCGGTACGGGCTGGGCCCGCGCGCCCCGTACGAGCGGTCTGGTCCTCGTCACCACCCGCGACGGCGACCCCGCCGCCTGGGGCGCAGGACCCGTCCTCCACCCGCTCGGCGCCCTGCCCGGCCCCGAGGGCGCCCGCGTGCTCGCCGACCGCGCCGGCGAGCAGGCCGGCCCGGCGACGGACGCCGAGCTGCTCGCCGTACGCCTCGGGGGCCTGCCGCTCGCCCTGGACAGCGCCGGCCGCTACCTGGCCTCGGTCGCCGAGCGCCCCGCCTTCCTCCGTACGGACGGCGAGCCCGCCACGTACGGCGCCTATCTCGCCGCCCTCGGTACGGGAGACCTCGCCGTCGACCGCGACGGCACCCTCGCCCGGATCTGGGCCATGTCCCTGCGCCTCCTCCAGGACCGGGGCCACGCGCGCGTGGAGGACGTCCTCCGCCTCCTCGCCGGCTTCGCGGACGCGCCCGTACCGCTGCGGGTCCTCGCCCCGGGCCGCGTCGACATCCCGCCGGGCGAGCTGTGGACCTGCCTCCAGGCCCTCGACCGGCTGGGCCTGGCCTCGCTCCGTACGGACGGCGAGCCGGTGGTGACGCTCCATCCGCTGGTGCGGGACGCGTACCGGGGGGAGCGGGAGCGGCTGTCCGCGGAGGCGGCGCTGGACAGTGAGGTGCCGGAGGAGCACGGTCCGCTCTGGCCGCTGCTCGTGCCGCACCTGCTCGACGACCTGGGGCCGGACGCGCCGGAGGACGTCTGGGCGGGCGCGGTGCTCGCCGTCCGCTCGCTGAACGCCCGGGGCCTGGTCGCCGAGGCGGGCACGGAGGTGGAGCGGGTGCGCCGGGGCGCCGCGGACCGGCTCGGGGACGCGCACCGGACGGTGCGGGAGGCGTGCTTCGAGCACGGCCGGGCGCTCCTGAACGCCGGCCGCGAGCGGGAAGCACTCGCCCTGCTCGGCGAACTGGCCGCCGCCGTCGGCGTCGCCGTCGGCGCGGACCGCCCGACCGCCCCGGCCCCGGCGGCGGACCCGGACCTGGACGCGCACCCGCACCCGGACGCGGCCACCGCCGCGGACCCCGCCCTCGTCCCGGCCGAGGACTCCGACCTCGTCTTCGCCCTCCAGGTCCGCAACGAGCTGGCCACCGCGCTCCAGCAGAACGGACAACTGGAGCGGGCCCGCACCGAGTACGCCGGGGCGCTGGACGGCTGCGCCCGCGCCCTGGGGCCGGACCACTGGCGCACCCTCGCCTGCCGGCACAACCTCGCGGTGTGCCTCGCCCTGCTCGGGCGCACCCAGGAGGCGCTGGCCGAGCTGGAGACCGTACGGGCGGCGGAGGCCCGCACCCTGGGCGCCGACCATCCCAACGCGCTCGTCACCCGGGAGAACCGGGCGGTCCTGCTCCTGGAGTCCGGTGACCGGGACCTCGCACGGGCGGAGCTGGCGGCCGTGGTGGCGGCCCGGCACCGGCTCCTCGGCGCGGATCACCCGCACACGCTCTCCGCCCGTTTCAACCTCGCCCGCTGCCTCGCCCCGGCCGACGCCCTCCCCGAACTCACCGCCGTCCTCGCCGCCCGCACCCGCGTCCTTGGCCCCGGCCACCCCGTCACCGTCGCCACCCGCGAGACCCTGGAACGGCTGGCACGTACGCTTCCCGGGTGAGCGAGAACAGCGACAAGGACACCTTCCCCTGGGCCCCCGCCACCGGCGTCGGCTCCCTGCCCGGCGGCGACGCGCGAGAGGCCGCCAAGACCGTGACCGGGTCCTTCGAGGACTTTCCGTTCCTCGCCGAGCTGCCGGCCCGCGGGCCCGGCGCGGACATGATCGGGCGGACCGCCGGGATGCTCGTCGAGCTGTACGCGCACGTGGAGCCGAGCGGGTGGCGGATCAGCGACCGGCCCGGGCGGGACACCCGGCGGGCGCGGTCGTGGGTCGGGGAGGACCTGGACGCCCTGGAGGAGTTCACGCAGGGGTACGAGGGCGCGCTGAAGGTGCAGGCGGTGGGGCCGTGGACGCTCGCCGCGGCCCTGGAGCTGCGCGGGGGAGAGGCCGCCCTGTCGGACCCGGGGGCCTGCCGGGACCTGGCCGGTTCGCTGGCCGAGGGGCTGCGCGGGCACCTCGCGGAGGTCGGCAAGCGGGTGCCGGGCGCCCGGATCGTGCTGCAGCTCGACGAGCCCTCGCTGACCGCCGTACTCCTCGGGCAGATCCGTACCGCCAGCGGCTACCGCACCCACCGGGCCGTGGACCGGCAGGTGGTGGAGAGCGCGCTGCGGGACGTGATCGCGGTGCACGGCGGTCCGGTCGTGGTGCACTCGTGCGCGCCGGGCGTGCCGTTCGGGCTGCTGCGGCGGGCCGGGGCGGCCGGGGTGTCGTTCGACTTCTCGCTGCTCACCGAGCGTGACGAGGAG from Streptomyces fradiae includes:
- a CDS encoding cysteine desulfurase family protein, which codes for MAYLDHAATTPMLPEAIEAMTAHLAVTGNASSLHAAGRRARRTVEEARETLAGALGARPSEVVLTSGGTEADNLAVKGLYWSRRDADPRRTRVLASPVEHHAVLDAVDWLATHEGATVEYLPVDSYGRVHPDALREAIARNPEDVALATVMWANNEIGTIMPVRELADVAAEFGVPLHADAVQAVGQVPVDFAASGLAAMTVSGHKIGGPYGIGALLLGREYTPVPVLHGGGQERHVRSGTLDVPAVAAFAVAARHAADGQEDFARTVGALRDELVTAVRTAVPDAILGGDPDGRLPANAHFSFPGCEGDSLLLLLDAAGIACSTGSACTAGIAQPSHVLLATGASPDLARGTLRFSLGHTSTKEDVTAVAEAIAPAVERARTAGLT
- a CDS encoding N-acetylmuramoyl-L-alanine amidase; this encodes MGNKGSGKKRPAKKGAAGKKGGAGKKGGAGKKGGATRRAVLLGGAVAVAGAAVFARDELGRLWWRLPGMEKKRVEGELDHKGAEWTAASDYNWRRADRPDDYVIDRVVIHVVQGSYRSALKVFKDPSHGAAAHYVVRKDGHIAQMIRELDVAFHAGNRDMNERSIGIEHEGFVDRPQDFTTAMYESSARLTADICARYGIPVDREHIIGHVEVPGTDHTDPGPHWDWKRYIALVRKAREKVPAGVG
- the mnmA gene encoding tRNA 2-thiouridine(34) synthase MnmA, whose protein sequence is MTETSPQRPDPRPLRVLAAMSGGVDSAVAAARAAEAGHDVTGVHLALSANPQSFRTGARGCCTIEDSRDARRAADVIGIPFYVWDLAERFREDVVDDFVAEYEAGRTPNPCLRCNEKIKFAALLDKALALGFDAVCTGHYATVVLNEDGTRELHRASDMAKDQSYVLGVLDEKQLAHAMFPLGDTLTTKDEIRAEAERRGLAVAKKPDSHDICFIADGDTQGFLASRLGTAEGDIVDESGTKVGTHEGAYGFTIGQRKGLRIGHPAPDGKPRYVLDISPVNNTVTVGPAEALDVTALTAIKPRWCGAAAEGPGRYTAQLRAHGDETPVSATLADGELSVTFDEPVRGVAPGQAIVLYDGTRVVGSATIATTVRRTAPATV
- a CDS encoding alpha/beta fold hydrolase, which gives rise to MDEVKTTRCGARGLVRSQDGTRIAYERYGDGPPVILVSGALGTAGGERALAGLLARRYSVVAYDRRGRGASGDTAPYAVEREIADLAALVDAVGGAAGTAAVHGTACGGALALAAAAAGVPVGPVSVYEPPYGPEAAARRSRVRALLDRGQRGAALDAFLAEGAEAIGPARPRPALEALAHTLAYDDAVVGDGAVPAARLGRVHARVLVVDGGASPSWTRRVARSVAAAVPRGRHRTLTGQTHQVAPHVLAPVLAGFLDECRAEEPAGT
- a CDS encoding TIGR00730 family Rossman fold protein — encoded protein: MNICVFLSAADLDERYTTPARDFATRLGKAGHTLVWGGSDTGLMKVVADGVAEAGGRLVGVSVDFLAAKARPVADEMLITKDLAERKALLLARSDAIVVMVGGTGTLDEATEILELKKHAKHTKPVVLLNTAGFYDGLKTQFRRMEAEGFLPIPLSDLVFFAEDGAAALAYLEETVMR
- a CDS encoding alpha/beta hydrolase, which translates into the protein MTTGTLTWHQLRDLKLSEFEQAGDAWHQVSGRSDSDRVRVDRAMSAKLRETQESESATAAVGRLQRLSRNFSYMHAECGLVRTALNGLAGDLAEPQRQLKHALADAAAQNLTVHEDGSVSYPAAEVADLTGAKKEAPGGMVKGSSRLPLEPPGFGPNGQSPVYPGYSGFKPLNPNALKAQDVADRVARAVRSASEIDARYAKTLNGLKAEKGLDVTKATLKDVAGDTADVRSAAGRYLRDHVPMDKTPAERRAWWDALPEEQRREYLDIAPDLIGAVDGIPAVARDEANRRYLPLLIDELGRKDDGDSATKLDALRMIRDKLNKPSDPPMFLLGIGDEGNGRAIVAYGNPDTSKNVSAYVPGLATTLDKEFVKDTMKRAKDTAVGARDVDPSSAAIVWLGYDAPNFAQVVSTSNAEKGAPAYNAFMAGLEATNQNKDPHLTAIGHSYGSLTVGTAARQSGGIPGVDDIVLLGSPGVGVDRAEDLGVGRGHVFVGAADNDPVTHLPKPAEALAGLPLTGTTAAVVAPRLTDHLYFGQDPASEGFGARRFRVDDGPAPALELGGFDAHSQYFTPELDPESANNIAQIVGGAPENITTEEYR
- a CDS encoding SDR family oxidoreductase; this encodes MATHVITGAGSGIGAAVARRLHARGDELVLHVRDAGRAKELAAEFPGARTLVGDLADPDRLSWAFSHQTLPERVDSLLHIAGVVDLGPVGELTPKSWHHQLNVNLVAPAELTRHFLPQLRVSKGHVVFVNSGAGLAAHAEWGAYAASKHGLKALADSLRHEEHGNGVRVTSVYPGRTASPMQAKVHQQEGKEYDPERWIDPESVATTIVMALDLPRDAEVNDLTVRPGR
- a CDS encoding tetratricopeptide repeat protein, translating into MTTGAGAGAGGNSISGGTQGTVVQAGHIENLVVHQTPPPADEVTVAPPFGRRGTPLRGRAELLARLLDASGTHVLYGLGGVGKTSLALAAADVLARRGAPVWWVAAQDAGRLAGGLRAVARRVGVREDELASGQTADLLWERLAALPGPWLLVLDNADDLALLDGPGSLAAGTGWARAPRTSGLVLVTTRDGDPAAWGAGPVLHPLGALPGPEGARVLADRAGEQAGPATDAELLAVRLGGLPLALDSAGRYLASVAERPAFLRTDGEPATYGAYLAALGTGDLAVDRDGTLARIWAMSLRLLQDRGHARVEDVLRLLAGFADAPVPLRVLAPGRVDIPPGELWTCLQALDRLGLASLRTDGEPVVTLHPLVRDAYRGERERLSAEAALDSEVPEEHGPLWPLLVPHLLDDLGPDAPEDVWAGAVLAVRSLNARGLVAEAGTEVERVRRGAADRLGDAHRTVREACFEHGRALLNAGREREALALLGELAAAVGVAVGADRPTAPAPAADPDLDAHPHPDAATAADPALVPAEDSDLVFALQVRNELATALQQNGQLERARTEYAGALDGCARALGPDHWRTLACRHNLAVCLALLGRTQEALAELETVRAAEARTLGADHPNALVTRENRAVLLLESGDRDLARAELAAVVAARHRLLGADHPHTLSARFNLARCLAPADALPELTAVLAARTRVLGPGHPVTVATRETLERLARTLPG
- a CDS encoding methionine synthase; this translates as MSENSDKDTFPWAPATGVGSLPGGDAREAAKTVTGSFEDFPFLAELPARGPGADMIGRTAGMLVELYAHVEPSGWRISDRPGRDTRRARSWVGEDLDALEEFTQGYEGALKVQAVGPWTLAAALELRGGEAALSDPGACRDLAGSLAEGLRGHLAEVGKRVPGARIVLQLDEPSLTAVLLGQIRTASGYRTHRAVDRQVVESALRDVIAVHGGPVVVHSCAPGVPFGLLRRAGAAGVSFDFSLLTERDEEPIGEAVEAGTKLFAGVVPSTDPASGALSDPGGSVMGVRTLWRRLGLNPGTLAESVVVTPACGLAGASPAYARKALAHCVRAARSLADNPE